The Thermodesulfovibrionales bacterium genome contains the following window.
CGACCAGGCCCTGAACCCGTCCCAGACGAAGGCTATCAGCGAACTGACGGAGCTGAAGGTGATAGACCGCCCCCAGCTGATACTCGACATATTCGCCCAGCGCGCCCACAGCAGGGACGGAAAGGTCCAGGTCGAACTCGCACAGCTGAAATACCGGCTCCCGAGGCTGACGGGAAAGGGAACGGCGATGTCGAGGCTCATGGGAGGGATCGGCGGAAGAGGGCCGGGTGAAATGAAGCTCGAGATCGACAGAAGGAGGGTGCGCGACCGCATCGGCCTCCTCGACCGGGAGCTCAAGTCGCTTTCGGAGGCGAGGCGGCAGAGGAAGCAGAGGAGGGTCGAGACGGGCATCCCGATCATATCGATTGTGGGGTACACGAACGCCGGGAAGTCGACCCTGCTGAACGCCCTCACGAAGAGCGAGACCTTTGTGGAGGAGAGGATGTTCGCCACCCTCGACACCTCGAGCAGGAGGCTGAGGTTCCCGAGAGAGCGGGAGGCGATCATCACCGATACCGTCGGTTTCATCAGGGACCTCCCGAAAGACCTGGTCGCCGCGTTCAGATCGACCCTCGAGG
Protein-coding sequences here:
- the hflX gene encoding GTPase HflX; its protein translation is LRDLARSSNVLVLDAVIQRPKEINPRFLMGEGKVKELIISAMNKGATLLIFDQALNPSQTKAISELTELKVIDRPQLILDIFAQRAHSRDGKVQVELAQLKYRLPRLTGKGTAMSRLMGGIGGRGPGEMKLEIDRRRVRDRIGLLDRELKSLSEARRQRKQRRVETGIPIISIVGYTNAGKSTLLNALTKSETFVEERMFATLDTSSRRLRFPREREAIITDTVGFIRDLPKDLVAAFRSTLEELEDADLLVHLVDASNPRFEDHIAAVRRILEDLNVGKKEQLLVFNKIDRVPPELVAVLKTRFNAIALSSLDPSTFRPFLDAIEAYIWDSKMTGTTV